A window from Canis lupus familiaris isolate Mischka breed German Shepherd chromosome 18, alternate assembly UU_Cfam_GSD_1.0, whole genome shotgun sequence encodes these proteins:
- the LMNTD2 gene encoding lamin tail domain-containing protein 2 isoform X3, translating to MAPESCQEAEEAKKEAPLSLVGQALVNGPRERPAGTLQDPVAPKCPQDTKPSSSRVVFSTNLQLTPESLDPRALRLLWGQRELEIQALRWAIQNRPDARHCHVLQEVAGIPPERGARNQERFLQNKVQKLTLELKKQKEQAQLEKSQLEERLLQTATTIQQLEAELQAFQKSCLLQLARSSWVGRILRSSTGSVEVVTAETLLELSDLPESDQGPSAGEGFRLEDVDWNSIAQRYPNLFTNIECSSDQKHPRPLSPPEASLSGEWGSELRRRHMEQRLKSVEWSTLPLVGTSSSGGTDSGSSSGQLAARCRVRKVTGRPPRSPGRKSSEPTEAHSRIFSREMQTQTEGLLSPDLRKAHQDQPGKTVLTGEPCAGPEHGPPRRRWSPTGSCLKIIAVSRRDRFVRVLNQSLEETVDLSGLTLQQLVQDFPVCMYRFPPGTLLAPRHHVTVWGEGPRSTKKQLPSSLGFHFNRGCVTLLLNPKGEVLSEYQAPHGVSRGSRIFVDNADLSIDRFPLPEAAPASATLEQMPGTQHSRAGRAREPRARQRRPRPLPSRTALPSGGGLRVSRRPRPTGTRGPFPRQSASKLFRPPEATGTRAPERLPAIPETGLCLEDRQARKEPRVLVCRKTVDRSCPMVALSVQSTAESRFGFRFLPCPPVTAGPNVRV from the exons ATGGCCCCTGAGTCTTGCCAAGAGGCTGAAGAAGCCAAGAAAGAGGCCCCCTTATCCCTTGTGGGCCAAGCACTGGTCAATGGCCCCCGGGAGCGTCCGGCTGGCACACTCCAAGACCCAGTGGCTCCCAAGTGCCCACAGGACACGAAGCCCAGCTCTTCACGGGTGGTCTTCTCCACCAACCTGCa GTTGACCCCTGAGTCCCTGGACCCTCGCGCCCTGCGGCTGCTCTGGGGTCAACGGGAACTAGAGATCCAGGCTCTGAGGTGGGCCATCCAGAACCGCCCGGATGCCCGGCACTGCCATGTCCTGCAGGAGGTGGCTGGGATCCCACCTGAGAG GGGTGCACGCAATCAGGAAAGGTTCCTGCAGAACAAGGTTCAGAAGCTGACTCTGGAGTTgaaaaagcagaaggaacagGCCCAGCTG GAGAAGTCCCAGCTGGAGGAACGTCTGCTGCAGACCGCGACCACCATACAGCAGCTGGAGGCTGAGCTGCAGGCCTTCCAGAAGTCCTGCCTCCTGCAGCTGGCCCGCTCCTCCTGGGTGGGTCGCATACTGCGATCTTCCACAGGCAGTGTGGAG GTGGTAACCGCAGAAACCCTGCTGGAACTCAGCGACCTCCCTGAGAGCGACCAGGGCCCCTCCGCCGGGGAG GGTTTCCGGCTGGAGGATGTGGACTGGAACAGCATTGCCCAGCGGTATCCTAACCTCTTCACCAACATTGAGTGCAGCTCAGACCAAAA GCACCCACGGCCCCTGTCACCCCCAGAGGCCTCACTGTCAGGTGAGTGGGGCTCGGAGCTGCGTAGACGACACATGGAACAGCGTCTCAAGAGTGTCGAGTGGAGTACCCTGCCCTTGGTGGGTACTAGCAGCTCAGGGGGCACGGACTCTGGCTCCAGCAGTGGCCAGCTGGCTGCGCGATGCCGAGTGCGGAAGGTGACAGGACGCCCGCCTCGCTCGCCGGGCCGCAAGTCTTCTGAGCCCACCGAGGCCCACTCGAGGATCTTCAGCAGGGAAATGCAGACACAGACTGAAG GTCTCCTTTCCCCGGATCTCCGGAAAGCCCATCAGGACCAGCCTGGCAAGACTGTCCTGACGGGGGAGCCCTGTGCAGGTCCAGAGCACGGGCCTCCCAGGCGCCGCTGGAG cccGACGGGTTCCTGCCTGAAGATCATTGCTGTTAGCCGCCGGGACAGGTTTGTACGTGTCCTCAACCAGTCGCTGGAGGAGACCGTGGACCTGAGTGGCCTCACGCTGCAGCAGCTTGTGCAAGACTTCCCTGTGTGCATGTACCGCTTTCCCCCGGGCACGCTGCTGGCGCCTCGGCACCACGTCACG GTTTGGGGTGAGGGGCCCCGCAGCACGAAGAAGCAGTTGCCTTCGTCCTTGGGATTCCACTTCAACCGAGGATGCGTGACTCTCCTCCTGAACCCCAAGGGCGAG GTCCTGAGTGAGTATCAGGCCCCCCACGGCGTGTCCCGCGGCTCAAGGATCTTCGTGGACAACGCCGACTTGTCCATTGACCGCTTCCCGCTCCCAGAGGCCGCGCCTGCCTCCGCCACCTTGGAGCAGATGCCCGGGACCCAGCACTCGCGTGCGGGCAGGGCGCGGGAGCCCCGGGCCAGACAGCGGAGGCCCCG gcccctTCCGTCCAGGACCGCCCTTCCCTCGGGGGGCGGGCTCCGCGTGTCACGACGCCCTCGCCCCACCGGGACGCGGGGCCCCTTCCCGCGGCAGAGCGCCAGCAAGCTCTTCCGCCCGCCCGAGGCCACCGGGACCCGCGCGCCGGAGCGTCTGCCCGCCATCCCCG AGACCGGGCTGTGCCTCGAGGACCGCCAGGCCAGGAAggagcccagggtcctg GTGTGCAGGAAAACCGTGGACCGGAGCTGCCCGATGGTGGCGCTCTCGGTGCAGAGCACGGCTGAAAGCAGATTCGGCTTCCGCTTCCTGCCCTGCCCGCCGGTCACCGCGGGCCCTAACGTACGGGTGTAG
- the RASSF7 gene encoding LOW QUALITY PROTEIN: ras association domain-containing protein 7 (The sequence of the model RefSeq protein was modified relative to this genomic sequence to represent the inferred CDS: inserted 1 base in 1 codon), with translation MLLGLAAMELKVWVDGIQRVVCGVSEHTTCQEVVIALAQAIGQTGRFVLVQRLREKERQLLPQECPVGAQATCGQFASDVQFVLRRTGPSLAGRPSSDSCPPPERCSVRASLPSKSRPALGQEQRKALTLSLGCPGLTSPALPEPVAPVSPMPGSCADLQGLERRVRRNAVELGQEAFWEQELRREQAREREGQARLQALSAATAEHAARLQALDAQARALEAELHLASEAPGPSSPTASATERLRQDLAAQERQSAEVQGSLALVSRALEAAEHALQAQAQELEELNRELRQCNLQQFIQQTGAALPPPPRPDRGPPSTQDLLPPAREEPLARTXPESHSSVQPEPRDCPNEGELLEVVAPAPEWTSTASPTPGSHDMSEDKASPARTREWAAPEVSFPVQWGALAPWA, from the exons ATGCTCTTGGGGCTGGCAGCCATGGAGCTGAAGGTGTGGGTGGACGGCATACAGCGCGTGGTCTGTGGGGTCTCGGAGCACACCACCTGTCAGGAAGTGGTCATCGCACTAGCGCAAGCCATAG GCCAGACGGGCCGCTTTGTGCTTGTGCAGCGTCTCAGAGAAAAGGAGCGGCAGCTGCTGCCTCAGGAGTGTCCGGTGGGTGCCCAGGCTACCTGTGGACAGTTTGCCAGTGATGTCCAGTTTGTCCTGAGGCGGACAGGGCCCAGCCTCGCTGGGAGGCCTTCCTCAGACAGCTGCCCCCCTCCCGAGCGCTGCTCAGTCCGTGCCAGCCTCCCCTCGAAGTCCCGGCCGGCGCTGGGCCAGGAGCAGCGCAAGGCACTGACCCTCAGCCTCGGGTGCCCTGGGCTGACCAGCCCCGCGCTGCCGGAGCCTGTGGCCCCCGTATCACCGATGCCAGGCTCCTGCGCGgacctgcagggcctggagcgCAGGGTGCGGAGGAACGCGGTGGAGCTGGGTCAGGAGGCCTTCTGGGAGCAGGAGCTGCGGCGGGAGCAGGCGCGGGAGCGTGAGGGGCAGGCGCGCCTGCAAGCCCTGAGCGCCGCCACCGCCGAGCATGCCGCCCGGCTACAGGCCCTGGATGCCCAGGCCCGTGCCCTGGAAGCTGAACTGCATCTGGCCTCGGAGGCCCCTGGGCCGTCCTCGCCCACAGCGTCGGCCACTGAACGCCTGCGCCAGGACCTGGCTGCCCAGGAGCGGCAGAGTGCGGAGGTGCAAGGCAGCCTGGCCCTGGTGAGCAGGGCCCTGGAGGCAGCCGAGCATGCCCTGCAG GCCCAAGCCCAGGAACTCGAGGAGCTGAACCGGGAGCTCCGTCAGTGTAACCTGCAGCAGTTCATCCAGCAGACGGGGGCTGCGCTGCCACCACCCCCGCGGCCAGACAGGGGCCCCCCCAGCACACAG GACCTTCTGCCTCCGGCCAGAGAAGAGCCCCTCGCGAGAA GCCCAGAATCCCACTCTAGTGTCCAGCCTGAGCCCAGAGA TTGCCCCAATGAGGGAGAACTCCTGGAGGTAGTGGCTCCTGCCCCGGAATGGACGTCCACtgccagccccaccccaggctcccatGACATGAGCGAGGACAAGGCCAGCCCGGCCCGGACAAGAGAGTGGGCGGCCCCAGAGGTCTCATTCCCCGTGCAGTGGGGTGCCCTGGCGCCCTGGGCCTGA
- the LMNTD2 gene encoding lamin tail domain-containing protein 2 isoform X2, translating to MGHEDDSHIILSAPPGTSGMAPESCQEAEEAKKEAPLSLVGQALVNGPRERPAGTLQDPVAPKCPQDTKPSSSRVVFSTNLQLTPESLDPRALRLLWGQRELEIQALRWAIQNRPDARHCHVLQEVAGIPPERGARNQERFLQNKVQKLTLELKKQKEQAQLEKSQLEERLLQTATTIQQLEAELQAFQKSCLLQLARSSWVGRILRSSTGSVEVVTAETLLELSDLPESDQGPSAGEGFRLEDVDWNSIAQRYPNLFTNIECSSDQKHPRPLSPPEASLSGEWGSELRRRHMEQRLKSVEWSTLPLVGTSSSGGTDSGSSSGQLAARCRVRKVTGRPPRSPGRKSSEPTEAHSRIFSREMQTQTEGLLSPDLRKAHQDQPGKTVLTGEPCAGPEHGPPRRRWSPTGSCLKIIAVSRRDRFVRVLNQSLEETVDLSGLTLQQLVQDFPVCMYRFPPGTLLAPRHHVTVWGEGPRSTKKQLPSSLGFHFNRGCVTLLLNPKGEVLSEYQAPHGVSRGSRIFVDNADLSIDRFPLPEAAPASATLEQMPGTQHSRAGRAREPRARQRRPRPLPSRTALPSGGGLRVSRRPRPTGTRGPFPRQSASKLFRPPEATGTRAPERLPAIPETGLCLEDRQARKEPRVLVCRKTVDRSCPMVALSVQSTAESRFGFRFLPCPPVTAGPNVRV from the exons ATGGGACACGAGGACGACAGCCACATCATCCTCTCAGCTCCCCCAGGAACATCAGGAATGGCCCCTGAGTCTTGCCAAGAGGCTGAAGAAGCCAAGAAAGAGGCCCCCTTATCCCTTGTGGGCCAAGCACTGGTCAATGGCCCCCGGGAGCGTCCGGCTGGCACACTCCAAGACCCAGTGGCTCCCAAGTGCCCACAGGACACGAAGCCCAGCTCTTCACGGGTGGTCTTCTCCACCAACCTGCa GTTGACCCCTGAGTCCCTGGACCCTCGCGCCCTGCGGCTGCTCTGGGGTCAACGGGAACTAGAGATCCAGGCTCTGAGGTGGGCCATCCAGAACCGCCCGGATGCCCGGCACTGCCATGTCCTGCAGGAGGTGGCTGGGATCCCACCTGAGAG GGGTGCACGCAATCAGGAAAGGTTCCTGCAGAACAAGGTTCAGAAGCTGACTCTGGAGTTgaaaaagcagaaggaacagGCCCAGCTG GAGAAGTCCCAGCTGGAGGAACGTCTGCTGCAGACCGCGACCACCATACAGCAGCTGGAGGCTGAGCTGCAGGCCTTCCAGAAGTCCTGCCTCCTGCAGCTGGCCCGCTCCTCCTGGGTGGGTCGCATACTGCGATCTTCCACAGGCAGTGTGGAG GTGGTAACCGCAGAAACCCTGCTGGAACTCAGCGACCTCCCTGAGAGCGACCAGGGCCCCTCCGCCGGGGAG GGTTTCCGGCTGGAGGATGTGGACTGGAACAGCATTGCCCAGCGGTATCCTAACCTCTTCACCAACATTGAGTGCAGCTCAGACCAAAA GCACCCACGGCCCCTGTCACCCCCAGAGGCCTCACTGTCAGGTGAGTGGGGCTCGGAGCTGCGTAGACGACACATGGAACAGCGTCTCAAGAGTGTCGAGTGGAGTACCCTGCCCTTGGTGGGTACTAGCAGCTCAGGGGGCACGGACTCTGGCTCCAGCAGTGGCCAGCTGGCTGCGCGATGCCGAGTGCGGAAGGTGACAGGACGCCCGCCTCGCTCGCCGGGCCGCAAGTCTTCTGAGCCCACCGAGGCCCACTCGAGGATCTTCAGCAGGGAAATGCAGACACAGACTGAAG GTCTCCTTTCCCCGGATCTCCGGAAAGCCCATCAGGACCAGCCTGGCAAGACTGTCCTGACGGGGGAGCCCTGTGCAGGTCCAGAGCACGGGCCTCCCAGGCGCCGCTGGAG cccGACGGGTTCCTGCCTGAAGATCATTGCTGTTAGCCGCCGGGACAGGTTTGTACGTGTCCTCAACCAGTCGCTGGAGGAGACCGTGGACCTGAGTGGCCTCACGCTGCAGCAGCTTGTGCAAGACTTCCCTGTGTGCATGTACCGCTTTCCCCCGGGCACGCTGCTGGCGCCTCGGCACCACGTCACG GTTTGGGGTGAGGGGCCCCGCAGCACGAAGAAGCAGTTGCCTTCGTCCTTGGGATTCCACTTCAACCGAGGATGCGTGACTCTCCTCCTGAACCCCAAGGGCGAG GTCCTGAGTGAGTATCAGGCCCCCCACGGCGTGTCCCGCGGCTCAAGGATCTTCGTGGACAACGCCGACTTGTCCATTGACCGCTTCCCGCTCCCAGAGGCCGCGCCTGCCTCCGCCACCTTGGAGCAGATGCCCGGGACCCAGCACTCGCGTGCGGGCAGGGCGCGGGAGCCCCGGGCCAGACAGCGGAGGCCCCG gcccctTCCGTCCAGGACCGCCCTTCCCTCGGGGGGCGGGCTCCGCGTGTCACGACGCCCTCGCCCCACCGGGACGCGGGGCCCCTTCCCGCGGCAGAGCGCCAGCAAGCTCTTCCGCCCGCCCGAGGCCACCGGGACCCGCGCGCCGGAGCGTCTGCCCGCCATCCCCG AGACCGGGCTGTGCCTCGAGGACCGCCAGGCCAGGAAggagcccagggtcctg GTGTGCAGGAAAACCGTGGACCGGAGCTGCCCGATGGTGGCGCTCTCGGTGCAGAGCACGGCTGAAAGCAGATTCGGCTTCCGCTTCCTGCCCTGCCCGCCGGTCACCGCGGGCCCTAACGTACGGGTGTAG
- the LMNTD2 gene encoding lamin tail domain-containing protein 2 isoform X1 gives MIGGGQQEMCKRPAPPGTSGMAPESCQEAEEAKKEAPLSLVGQALVNGPRERPAGTLQDPVAPKCPQDTKPSSSRVVFSTNLQLTPESLDPRALRLLWGQRELEIQALRWAIQNRPDARHCHVLQEVAGIPPERGARNQERFLQNKVQKLTLELKKQKEQAQLEKSQLEERLLQTATTIQQLEAELQAFQKSCLLQLARSSWVGRILRSSTGSVEVVTAETLLELSDLPESDQGPSAGEGFRLEDVDWNSIAQRYPNLFTNIECSSDQKHPRPLSPPEASLSGEWGSELRRRHMEQRLKSVEWSTLPLVGTSSSGGTDSGSSSGQLAARCRVRKVTGRPPRSPGRKSSEPTEAHSRIFSREMQTQTEGLLSPDLRKAHQDQPGKTVLTGEPCAGPEHGPPRRRWSPTGSCLKIIAVSRRDRFVRVLNQSLEETVDLSGLTLQQLVQDFPVCMYRFPPGTLLAPRHHVTVWGEGPRSTKKQLPSSLGFHFNRGCVTLLLNPKGEVLSEYQAPHGVSRGSRIFVDNADLSIDRFPLPEAAPASATLEQMPGTQHSRAGRAREPRARQRRPRPLPSRTALPSGGGLRVSRRPRPTGTRGPFPRQSASKLFRPPEATGTRAPERLPAIPETGLCLEDRQARKEPRVLVCRKTVDRSCPMVALSVQSTAESRFGFRFLPCPPVTAGPNVRV, from the exons ATGATAGGGGGAGGACAACAGGAAATGTGCAAACGCCCAG CTCCCCCAGGAACATCAGGAATGGCCCCTGAGTCTTGCCAAGAGGCTGAAGAAGCCAAGAAAGAGGCCCCCTTATCCCTTGTGGGCCAAGCACTGGTCAATGGCCCCCGGGAGCGTCCGGCTGGCACACTCCAAGACCCAGTGGCTCCCAAGTGCCCACAGGACACGAAGCCCAGCTCTTCACGGGTGGTCTTCTCCACCAACCTGCa GTTGACCCCTGAGTCCCTGGACCCTCGCGCCCTGCGGCTGCTCTGGGGTCAACGGGAACTAGAGATCCAGGCTCTGAGGTGGGCCATCCAGAACCGCCCGGATGCCCGGCACTGCCATGTCCTGCAGGAGGTGGCTGGGATCCCACCTGAGAG GGGTGCACGCAATCAGGAAAGGTTCCTGCAGAACAAGGTTCAGAAGCTGACTCTGGAGTTgaaaaagcagaaggaacagGCCCAGCTG GAGAAGTCCCAGCTGGAGGAACGTCTGCTGCAGACCGCGACCACCATACAGCAGCTGGAGGCTGAGCTGCAGGCCTTCCAGAAGTCCTGCCTCCTGCAGCTGGCCCGCTCCTCCTGGGTGGGTCGCATACTGCGATCTTCCACAGGCAGTGTGGAG GTGGTAACCGCAGAAACCCTGCTGGAACTCAGCGACCTCCCTGAGAGCGACCAGGGCCCCTCCGCCGGGGAG GGTTTCCGGCTGGAGGATGTGGACTGGAACAGCATTGCCCAGCGGTATCCTAACCTCTTCACCAACATTGAGTGCAGCTCAGACCAAAA GCACCCACGGCCCCTGTCACCCCCAGAGGCCTCACTGTCAGGTGAGTGGGGCTCGGAGCTGCGTAGACGACACATGGAACAGCGTCTCAAGAGTGTCGAGTGGAGTACCCTGCCCTTGGTGGGTACTAGCAGCTCAGGGGGCACGGACTCTGGCTCCAGCAGTGGCCAGCTGGCTGCGCGATGCCGAGTGCGGAAGGTGACAGGACGCCCGCCTCGCTCGCCGGGCCGCAAGTCTTCTGAGCCCACCGAGGCCCACTCGAGGATCTTCAGCAGGGAAATGCAGACACAGACTGAAG GTCTCCTTTCCCCGGATCTCCGGAAAGCCCATCAGGACCAGCCTGGCAAGACTGTCCTGACGGGGGAGCCCTGTGCAGGTCCAGAGCACGGGCCTCCCAGGCGCCGCTGGAG cccGACGGGTTCCTGCCTGAAGATCATTGCTGTTAGCCGCCGGGACAGGTTTGTACGTGTCCTCAACCAGTCGCTGGAGGAGACCGTGGACCTGAGTGGCCTCACGCTGCAGCAGCTTGTGCAAGACTTCCCTGTGTGCATGTACCGCTTTCCCCCGGGCACGCTGCTGGCGCCTCGGCACCACGTCACG GTTTGGGGTGAGGGGCCCCGCAGCACGAAGAAGCAGTTGCCTTCGTCCTTGGGATTCCACTTCAACCGAGGATGCGTGACTCTCCTCCTGAACCCCAAGGGCGAG GTCCTGAGTGAGTATCAGGCCCCCCACGGCGTGTCCCGCGGCTCAAGGATCTTCGTGGACAACGCCGACTTGTCCATTGACCGCTTCCCGCTCCCAGAGGCCGCGCCTGCCTCCGCCACCTTGGAGCAGATGCCCGGGACCCAGCACTCGCGTGCGGGCAGGGCGCGGGAGCCCCGGGCCAGACAGCGGAGGCCCCG gcccctTCCGTCCAGGACCGCCCTTCCCTCGGGGGGCGGGCTCCGCGTGTCACGACGCCCTCGCCCCACCGGGACGCGGGGCCCCTTCCCGCGGCAGAGCGCCAGCAAGCTCTTCCGCCCGCCCGAGGCCACCGGGACCCGCGCGCCGGAGCGTCTGCCCGCCATCCCCG AGACCGGGCTGTGCCTCGAGGACCGCCAGGCCAGGAAggagcccagggtcctg GTGTGCAGGAAAACCGTGGACCGGAGCTGCCCGATGGTGGCGCTCTCGGTGCAGAGCACGGCTGAAAGCAGATTCGGCTTCCGCTTCCTGCCCTGCCCGCCGGTCACCGCGGGCCCTAACGTACGGGTGTAG